One window of Candidatus Thorarchaeota archaeon genomic DNA carries:
- a CDS encoding aldehyde ferredoxin oxidoreductase family protein, with translation MGFRYKGYAGKYLDVDLDKGKVHIKDMEEEWALLYLGGTGISSKILWDRTGPETHPLSPDNILIVGTGPLTGSMFSPSGRFMFSGMSPQTGIWAESHSGGFFGPEMKYAGFDFIILNGRSPDPVYLYLNDGNAELKDASDMWGRETDTTTDMIREQHKDPSIETATIGPAGENGVLYGCIIVDYYRAAGRTGLGTVMGSKNVKAIAASGALGLEAHDMDAYLEANEEELAKVNDELWESSIASLRKYGTTDLVAMINEIGRLPTKNHWTGFYEDADDIGPEIIANRYRINQEACYGCGIGCKYVFRVKEGRFSRGPTGGPEYETLMAFGSNCLNNDIESIFHLGTRCDLLGMDTISAGKTIGFAMELWEKGIIDEEDTGGLDLSWGNVDTMVELVEMIANREGFGELLSKGTRQAAKAIGDDAWKYAVHVKGLEASGQDPRAHQSVGLTYATNVRGADHLRSLSSLEELGYPEVINHRFGKEKFEEISKITSPVYKGEVIKDIEDLYALVDSAVICKYGTMWPPIYYFDTFTNVIPPLTGMSQWGDPEFVRTAAERICHLRRSYNHRLGITREQETLPRRLLKEPMPTGPAKGGLPDLDYMLDEYYELRGCDKETGLPKKEKLRELGLEYVYHDLARRGMM, from the coding sequence ATGGGGTTCAGATACAAAGGTTATGCTGGAAAGTACTTGGATGTAGATCTTGACAAAGGCAAGGTCCACATCAAGGACATGGAAGAAGAATGGGCGCTCCTTTACCTAGGTGGCACCGGCATTTCATCAAAGATACTATGGGATAGAACAGGCCCGGAGACCCATCCCCTTTCACCGGACAATATCCTGATTGTTGGGACAGGACCCCTGACAGGAAGCATGTTCTCACCATCAGGGCGATTCATGTTCTCGGGGATGAGTCCACAAACCGGGATATGGGCTGAAAGTCATTCAGGAGGTTTCTTCGGTCCTGAGATGAAATACGCAGGATTTGACTTCATCATACTCAATGGTCGTTCACCCGACCCTGTGTACCTCTACCTCAACGATGGCAACGCGGAGCTCAAAGATGCGTCAGACATGTGGGGGCGGGAAACAGACACTACAACCGACATGATCCGTGAACAACACAAGGATCCGTCGATTGAGACTGCCACCATCGGCCCAGCTGGTGAGAATGGAGTCCTCTATGGATGTATCATAGTCGATTATTACAGAGCTGCCGGACGTACAGGGCTCGGAACTGTGATGGGCTCCAAGAATGTTAAGGCAATAGCGGCCAGCGGTGCACTAGGTCTGGAAGCGCACGACATGGATGCATATCTGGAAGCCAATGAGGAGGAGTTGGCGAAAGTCAATGATGAGCTGTGGGAGAGCTCAATCGCTTCCCTGCGCAAATACGGTACAACCGACCTCGTTGCGATGATCAACGAAATAGGCAGATTACCAACCAAGAATCACTGGACAGGTTTCTACGAAGATGCTGATGACATTGGTCCAGAAATAATCGCAAACAGGTATCGAATCAATCAGGAAGCCTGCTATGGTTGTGGAATCGGTTGTAAGTATGTCTTTCGTGTGAAAGAAGGAAGATTCTCTCGAGGGCCAACAGGCGGGCCGGAATATGAAACACTGATGGCTTTTGGCAGCAATTGTTTGAACAACGACATAGAATCCATCTTCCACTTAGGAACGCGGTGTGACCTACTGGGTATGGATACGATTTCTGCGGGCAAGACGATTGGTTTTGCAATGGAGCTCTGGGAAAAAGGCATCATTGACGAAGAAGACACAGGTGGATTAGATCTTTCATGGGGCAACGTTGATACAATGGTCGAACTTGTGGAGATGATTGCTAATCGCGAAGGTTTTGGTGAGCTGCTATCGAAGGGCACACGACAAGCCGCAAAGGCAATAGGTGATGATGCTTGGAAATATGCAGTTCATGTCAAGGGCTTAGAAGCATCGGGACAAGATCCGCGTGCACATCAGTCGGTTGGACTCACTTACGCGACTAATGTGAGGGGAGCGGATCATCTGAGAAGTTTGTCAAGCTTGGAAGAACTGGGTTATCCTGAAGTTATCAATCACCGATTTGGAAAGGAGAAATTCGAAGAAATCAGCAAAATAACGTCTCCCGTGTACAAAGGTGAGGTTATCAAAGATATCGAAGATCTGTACGCACTGGTAGACTCAGCAGTCATTTGCAAATACGGTACTATGTGGCCGCCAATATACTACTTCGACACCTTCACCAATGTAATTCCACCCTTAACTGGAATGAGCCAGTGGGGAGATCCTGAATTTGTTAGAACAGCGGCCGAACGGATATGTCATCTCAGAAGGTCGTACAATCACAGGCTCGGAATCACACGTGAACAGGAGACACTCCCAAGAAGATTGCTCAAGGAGCCCATGCCCACTGGCCCTGCGAAAGGTGGTCTTCCCGATTTAGATTACATGCTCGATGAGTACTATGAGCTGAGAGGATGCGACAAAGAGACAGGACTACCGAAAAAGGAGAAACTCCGTGAACTTGGACTCGAATATGTATATCATGACCTTGCCAGACGGGGAATGATGTAA